Sequence from the Sulfuracidifex tepidarius genome:
ATCGTGGTGTAATAACCCTCTACAAGAAGCACGTGGTTAAGCCTGAGAGGAAGGACGAGCGACGAGACAAAGACGTGGAAAGGGAAATAGACACGGGATAGTAAGGCAAGAGGAATCAGATCCAGGGAAAAGCGAAGGAACTGCTAGAAATGTTTAGACGGGAGAAGGTTAAAAGGGATATCTCGTTTCAAGCTTCAGATCTCATTTTCTATCTGTAGAGATTGAGTGATCACTTGAGGCAATTGAATAGATTAGGCCTAATATGAGTCCCTTATGAATAGCGTACAACCTTACAATGAATTGGAGAGTTTCCCTTAAGTTATTATATGTATATTACGTGTCCACTATTCACGAAAAAAGCATGAAGTAAGGCTGAGAGAATAGTTGTTTCTTACCCATCTTAATATCGCAGGACGGAGAAAACCCAAGTCCGTAGTTAGACTTGAAGGTAATACCGTGTCATTTCTCTAGTTATTACAAAAAACATGGTTCATCCATATAATAGCACTTTTAAGGAATATGTTAAGAAGAGGAACAAGGTATAGGAAAAAATTACTGTAAATATTTTCTACATAGTTTTATTTGTTCTAATATTGAAAATGGATGCAAAGCACCTATTAGGACACAGTTATATAAATGAAGGACGGAGGCGTCAACGTAGACGATATTTCTATCGTGTACTCCCCTGGGGAGAGCGGAACAAGTTTATCTCCAAGGGGACCTCCGTAGTACCCCGATATTTTTACGCTCACGGACGAGCTTACGAACTTATATTCGACTCCATGAATCCCCTCATATGTGACGTTAAGTATATCACTTTGAGGAAGTAAGGTCTCGTTGATCACAGGGAATTCTATAGGACAGAATACTATCCTAGGGTATACATATAACGGCGTCGCATTCGAGACGTTTTGGGGAGTGAATATACCTTTGTACATAATAACGCCTATAGGTATGTAATTATTACAAGGCTGAGCACCAAGAATTTGGCTTTGGTTTACCTTCACCGGAACGTTTGTTGCTGACGGGTTGAATAACGTGACGTGTAATAGGAAGGGTTCCCCGGGCGAAATTGACGTAGAATTAACGGAAACTTCAAGGAAAGGGGAGTCAGAAGTATGAGATGACTGAGCACCTCTTTCTCCACTCATGAAATTAGAATTCTCTATCTCATGAAATACAGCGTAACTCATCCCTGTTATTAGGACTAATATTAGAAATGCAAAGGTAAGTTTCATTGAACTCTATCGCTCCTCAGAAAACTTAAACCTTTTCGTTATATGTTTGAATCATTTTTGGTTTTTTCTAACTATCATAATATTCTCGAAAACACTACATCAGGAATATCGGCGTCGAACTCTATCTTTCTCCTTCTTAGCATGAGTTTTCCATCTGTGAAAGAGAGAGTATCTTTCCTTAACATCGAGATCACTTGAGACTTTCCGTTTCTGTAAACATAGACTAACAAAGACGTTTCAACCTCTACCTCCCTCTGGTCTCCCTTTATTATTACCTTTGAAGGATGGTACCTAACCTTGGATGGAGGAGTTTCAATCCAATCATAAGCTGTCCTTGATTTCTCACACCTAATGGAAAGAGACATTTTGTTATCTCTAAAAATAGAAATGTCTTTCCCTTCGACTTTTGTATGCAGAGAATTCAAAGTGGTTTCCATGGTGTAAGATACATCATCCGTGAGAAGGGTAAGCCATTCTTCACATTTTCCCTCCTCGAGCAATTTCATTTCATTCACCAGAAAATTCACTACTGAGTCTTTCAACTTACAATCAAGTTCGCTACATATCATCAAGTTCTTCACCTTCGAGATAGTTAAGGTATTCCTTGAAGAAAGAGATTGTATTGCCTTCATTATTTCCTCCATAATAGAGTTCTCCGGGTCCCTCAAATTGGGTAGGACTCTGGTTCATCCCCCCGTAATATTTCAATTTCAAGTTCAAGGAGGATAACTTACTAGAGTTCTCAGTCATGGACTCCCACATGGCAACATCGTCGTGTTCTACAGAACCGGCAGCGCCGAAGAGTCTTAAAAATGTGTCAATAGCTTTCTTCTTAAGGTTCTCTGGTTCATCCTTGTCAAACGCTAACCACGTCCATATTTCAGTTTCGAAAGTTGATATGGGTCTCCATAACCTGAACGTTAATATTGGAACCGGAGGTTCACTGTCTATAGTGTAAGCAACGTTTCCAAACGCCATGTTCGGAAATACGTGTCCCAACATTTCATATGTACCATATTTCTTCCATACATCGAACTCTCTCTGTGTTAGTTTAACTTTTGCTTTCTCCACTAAGTTAGGCCACCATAGTGGATAGAAAAGTGGTCTGGGAATGTCAGGGTAATCGTCTGCTGAAGGTCCGGTGAAAAGCACTCCGTGTCCTCCCTTGACCCTAATTACCCCTGTTATTGACGTTAGTTTAAGGTCTTGTATGCCGAGACCTACCTCTCCTAACCAGCCATGGGCTGTGAGGAAATGCCACGAATCTCCGATGAAGTTATCAACTATTGTCTTCCAGTTGACTCTCACTATCCACCTCTGAGGAGAGGAGAAAACTAACCCCTCGCTTCTTCCCGCAACTATATCTATGAAGAACTTCATGTCACCCAGAAACTCGTCAAGTGTTGCGTTGGAATCTATTGTGCAGAAAACAAGTCCCTTGTACGTTTCACACCTTATAGGAAACATCCCGAAACTGCTGGTATCAACACCCTGATAGATGCCTCTTTGCATTGGTGCCCCAAGGAATTTTCCTTCCATATTGAAAGTCCAACCATGATATGGACAACGTAGGATTTCACCTTTGCCTACATCCTCCCTAATTATCTTTGCTCCACGATGGGGACACACATTAAGAAACCCCATTATCTTTCCTTGATGCTTTGTGATTATAACAGGGACGTCCCCTATATACCTTTGAAGATACGTCCACTCATCGAATTCCGATACGTGACCTACGAAAGCCCAAACCTTGCTAAATAATTTCTTTCTAAAGTAAACAGGGAATCATCAGCGAAAAGCCATAGGGGAACTTGATTCTCTTTTAGAATTTGTGCTGCTTCCCTTACCTTAGATTTCAAGCTCATGAAGTGCACCGTCAAGAAATGTGGAATACACTGACGAGACTCTTTCCAGTCCCTTAATTTCTACATATTCGTTGTAGATATGAGAATTAAACTCAGAACCAGGCCCGTAACAGAGCGAAGGAATTCCTCTCTCTGAATAGCCTACCGTCGTTATCAGCAGGATCTATAATTTTCATCAAACTTATTCCGGACTTAATCGCTGAACTTTCGAAGTTATCCATCCATTTTCCCATGTAATAGTTAGGATAGGTCACGAACTTGATCTCGCACCATTCTTTGAGTTTCTCAACTATTCCCTTTGGGGTCCCGTGAGGAAGTCTGATGTCAAGCTCTGCAAAAGAAGAGTCTGGAACCATCGTAGGGACCCTTCCTCCTTCGATAACACCTAAATTAACAGTTATCTTCCTAGAGATACGTTTATTCCTTGAGAGAGCAATAATTGAAGAGGAGCCAAGCCTCTCGGTACTTCCCTCTCAGTATATCTTCCTTGAAGGTGAAGGTTTGTCTCTGGATTAATCACTACCGAGACTTTAGTTTCCTTCATCCTGAGCAATAAGTTACGGAACATGGCCCCTTGATACTGGGAGGATACCATGTGGCTTAGAGTCGTCATTTTACCCCAAGATCTTCTCTTAGCTTCGCTTACCATGTAGAAAGAAAAGTCAGATTCCGGATCGTCAATCTCGTCTATATGACCATCAACTGGCTTATTGAATTTCTGAGCTATGTCAAATACCTTTGAAATGGACTTAAGTCCGCCTTCCCTGTCCTCTCCGTGTGGCATTGCTCCAACCACGTCTGCACCGGCCTCCAAGGTTCTCTCCATTTCGTTCTCGTTATCAGAAAACGAAAGGGAGGGACTAGGACAAGCAACAACTTGAACCTTAATTAAAGAAGTTTCGTGAAGTATCGTAATCAACCTTCTTGCATTTCCATTTAAAATTGGTTCATGGTCTCTAACATACAATGTTCCATTCATGAACATGATTAATTGAATCTTCTCAAGTCTTCTCTTTACATCGTCGATTGTAACACGCGGAAGTACGTCATCTCTCAGGAGAGCGAGACCGTCAATAAGTTTACCGGTCTCGTTTTTCCTGTTATATCCCAAGGTTAAGGCTTGGGAGAGATGAACGTGAGAATTAACAAAAGGTAAGGTCAGGGCTCCTCCCTCCGCGTTAATTACTTGCCCATCTCTCCTGTTGCAGTTAATACATTCTATGATCCCCTCTGAGTTAACGTAAATGTTAGATAATCTTCCTCCTAACTTGACATTAGTTATTAACATAACACCTTTTAAGCAAATAGTTTGATGAATATAAAAACACAAACATAACTAGTTCCTTTAATATCTGAGGAAAATGAAGCTTCATGCTAAAACCTAGGAATGGCCCCGCTCAAGTCTAGGGCAAAACGCATTTAATATTCAGTATTAAGAAGGAGACGATTCTCACGTAAATCTAATAGTAAGGAAAGGAAAAAATAAGAGTCCTTATATTATCATTCTTTAGGATATGAATATTCTTGTATACAGTCTGGATCAGTATCGTTAATCGTTGTTCCGTTAGGCGCTGTATAAGAAATCAATGTGACGTTAAAGTCAGTATAGTAAACTTTATCCGCGACGATGTATCCGTGGATTCTAGCGTTGGACTGGGGCGAAAGGGAATAGAAACTTGCGGTGTCATGTAGTCCTTTCACGGACGAGTTGAAGTGGGATACTACCCACATCGTCACGTTTGCAGCTCTATCTGCAGCCAGCACTCCCTCATACACAGATGGGTACCAGGGCGAATCGGAGATACCTCTCACGATTAACCAAGGAATCTGAAAGTGCGTATTAACGTAAGCGAATCCCATACCTTCGTTCTCCCCTGCATCTGTCTGGTACAACGCGTTCTGTTGAGCCATCCAGAATAGCGGTTCGGTCCATTGGTTCGCCGACCCAATCACACCAGCAATTATTTCATTTCTGATATTACCCGTCACGTTCATCCCTGTAGCTTGGGAGTCAGGGATTGTCATAGGATAAGGATATGACTCAGCTAGCTTCAGAAGTCCAAGGGACGATGGTAATGCCTCGACGTAGGTATAAGAGTAATCTACACCGAATCCACATCCGTAATTTGATGCATTAGAAGGAGTGTCCTGAGCTTCACCGAAACCTCCTACCACAGAATTATTGATGGCAGTCACATTCACGATCTCTACTCCCGTATAAGGGGTCTCAGAATAGCTGTAACTCTCGTTTCCTAAGTGGGACAAATGGTAGTGTATGCTACTCTTGTCCACAGCATATGCACCCAGAACTACGTCTCCCACGACTACGTTCGGATTTCTCGACCCTGCAGTCCCGGAGAGGAGTGCAGCTTGGATGTTGAAATAAGTATCCATTAACGTGGTAGCCATTGTGGATGCATACTCCTTCTCTCCGCTCCTTACCAGCACTACGTTATGACCTTTCATTACACCTAGATAAAAAGTGTATCCACTTATGTTTACCACAGCGTTTACTTTCGTCTGAGCTAGGAGAGGAGCTTGTTCCATAGCCATAGCGGTGACTATCCCTATCCTGGGTGTCATCAAAAGCTGAGTTAGGTTAGCATTGGAAGGATAGACAGAGACTAAGTTTTTAGACATCAGGAAATTAGAGACTTGTGCATAATAATTCACGGTGTTAGGTTGAGAGGAGTTATTAATATTAATTTTATTAAGATAAAATATAGTCCAAGAAATTAATATAAGAACTAAAACTATTATTCCGACTATTTTCTTGTCCATTGTTACTTCACTGTATAAGTAGTATATATATTCTTTATAAATGACAGATTGGATATTATCTAAATTTAAGGATAAACTACTTATGGAGAAACAAGAAGATTTGAAGCAAAGGATTATGAAAAATTGCTGAAACACTGCTGTATATATCCTCATTTTTATTACTTTAATCATAATCTACGTTGTCAATAGTAGAGAAGTTATCTTTTAATTATTGTAAAATACTTTTTGAACTTTTTTAATCAATTCTTGTAAACGATGGAATATCCTCGAGCAAAGAAATTATCTGGTCAGTCCGCTGGCTCTTTACCATGTCTTCTACTTTACTTAGCCTGCGAATCACCTCTGCGTACATGTCCGCATCAACCTCTCCTACCTCCTGTCCCAGTCTGAAATTATCCCCTCCAATAAATATTTTCAACCTGGGTTTCCCGTCCCTCATAGATGCACCTAGTCCTATTTCCCCTATTTGATGCCTTCCGCACGAATGGGAACACCCGCTTATCTTCACGTTTAACTTGGAACCCTCTTCTTTCAACACCTTGGATACTCCTTCTGCTACGGTACTGGTGGAAACTATTGCAGGAGGACAAAAATCATTGCCTATACACGACTCAACATCTCCTTTTAAATCTCCGTATTCTTCAGGTCTAATTACCTGATAGTTTAAGGTAGTGTTTACTTGTCCTTTTACGGGTACATCGAGCACTTGTTTGTTGAAAAGTACTACGAAATCGAAGTTATCTTCACTCATCTTTGCTATTTCTCTGACCTCTGCTGAGCTCAACCATCCACCTCTAGTTTGAAACCTCAAAATCCTCTTGGCTTCTATCCTTTCTGTTTCCTCATGGAAGTCCTCTACCTTAATGTCTTTCATCATATTCTCCAGAATTTCCTTTGTCTTCTGAAGACCGTATTTGTTCACGACCCATTTGAACCCCCTTTTTTCCTTCTCCGCCTTGAGGAGATCAGCTACCGCTATTGATATTTTCTCGAGATCGTTCTCGCTCACTCCTTCAAATAATTTAACCGACTGAAAAGCGTGATCTCCCACGCCTCCTCCAACGTAAACATCGAATTTACCGTTCTTATTTGCTACTATTCCAACATCCATTATGCCTGGAGTGGCACACCCTTTGTCACAGGCTGAGACTGTTATCTTTACTCGCTTAGGCAACAGCGGATATTCGTACTGAGGATTGTGACGGAACCTCCTCGATATCCTTTTAGAGACCGAGACTGCATCCGTTCTCGCAAGCGGGCAGAGATAGGAAGGGCAAGGCATTACGTTCCTCACGGAAGCTCCACACGAATCCCTGGGATCTAGTTCAGCCTTATCCAAAAGGTCAATGACGTGAGTTAAATCTGGCTCATGGATTCCGTAAAGCTCTATGTCTCCTCTTGTGGTGAAGTGTATTTTCCCGTTTCCATACGTGTCGGATATGGAACACAAAGCTTCTAGTTGCTTGCTAGTCCATTTGCTCGGATCCCTTCCTTCTTTTTGTCTTATTCTGACTGAGACCAGATCGTTTTCTCCTCTACTTGTATAGATACCTTTAAACCTTTGAGGATAATACACCTTATATTTATCCGCAAACCTCATAATTGATTTAAATTTAAAAAAATCATTTAAGTTTTATCGTGATTATAATGTATACTTTTTAATCATAATGACAGATATTTGGTCTCTTCTTGTACTATAACTTTATAAAAAGAATAAGATTGAGGAAAACAGAATTAAAATCAATTGATAATTCATTTAAGTTAAACATTATCTATTCTTCAAGAAGAACTTATTTTTCACATCACCTTTTCTTTGAGTTGCTTCTCTCCTCAGCTTCTTGTGTTTTCGGAAGCTTTAATCTCATCACTGAGTTGGATCCTAATAGAGCGAAAACTGCTATCACTGAAAGCGGAACGAAAATAAGAGGCACTAACGATATCCCAATAGATCCGGTTATTCCTATTCCTGCTGAGATCGAAAATCCTCCGAAGCCTCCTATTCCCCCTATTATTCCAGAAGCCTTACCGACATCCTTTATAGAGTAACTTTCAGACACCAGCTTGAACACTGCTCCGTTTGCGAAACTGAGTGCAGATCCTAGCGAAATGAAAGAAATTATCGATAAGGGTAAGGATTTCTCAACAAGTCCTATGCTAGCCATGATAGAACTTACTAGGACCAGAACTACTCCTACTACAGAAGCCTTTTTCCCTTCTAACTTGTCTCCAATCAAACCGCCCAAGGGTCTGAAAATAGCTGCTGATATCACAGAGAAGAAAAGGACTATTCCCCCCTCTAGGAGAGAATCTTTGAATACAGATACGAAGACTGTAGGTATCCATAGTCCTACAGCCAAGAATCCGCCGAAAGTTAGATAATAAACATAAGAAAGCAATCCTGTTTGTTTCCCGTATAACAAGAACGTGATTAGGATAATGAGCGAGGTCAATCCGAATTCCAATGAAGCTTCAATGTAGAGAGACTTACTGGCTATAACAGTACTTATCAAGAACGATATGGCAATTGCTGTGTATCCTACGAATCCTATCTTGTCCTTAAAGGAGACCTTCCTATCCTTGATTTCGTTCTCCTTAATGTCTGACGGAGATAAAATAGTCAGTATCAAAGGTAAAACCAGGATTACAGATAGGGCTATGAAGACTCCAGAGAACCCGAACCTCTCAAATAGAATAGGCACTAAAATCCCCGAGAATGCACTCCCTGCATTCCCTATTCCGCCGTAAATTCCAAGTAAAGACCCTATATTGCTAGAATAAATTCTATCCACGTATGCTATCCCGATAGGGAATATTCCTCCTGCGACTCCGAGCAATGATGCAGCTATCAAGAACTGAACGAAGGAACTAGAGAAGGAAGTCGCGAAGAGAGCTACTACTGACAAAACAAGGAATATAATCATGGTCACCCTTGCTCCTATCCTGTCTGACATGTATCCTGCTATATATCTGGTTGGAAGAGCCAATACCTTAGGCGCGCCTATGATGATGCCTAAAAGGATTAACGAGAGTCCAAAGTCTTTCTTAAAGACAGGGCCTAAAGGACCGTAAGCGGTCCATGCCATAAACGTAGCAAAAAATGATAAAGTACTTGCGAAAATAGGTAAAACTCCTTTACCATTTAATCCAGCCAATTTTTCACAGAAATCACACTGAACAATATAACTTTTAAATATTTCAGGCTATTTGAATGAAAAATTTATTTCTATAATTATAAATCTCTGGAGCTTAAGATTTAGGCTTGTTTACACAATAGAAGGAGATCTCAACTCATGAATTTAAATTCCAGCCTACCTCCTACTATTTTGACAGCCATAGAGGAAAGTCTTCTCCTTATATTTTTTACTAATAAAAAATTATATTCAGATTTTAGAAATAAACAGAGAGAGTACATGTCTTTTTATCTAATTAATCTAAACTATTTAGACAAAATAAATGTAAACAATTTACGTTCTCTTATCTCCAGCCTTATTTGTGACGATGTTCTATAATGATGGATAAAAACTTTTTAGACAGAAAAGGGTAATTCTTAAAGACTATAGATAAATATAAACTCTCTAATGAAAACTATCTGTCCTTTCTGTGGCGTAGGTTGTGGTATAGATGTGTCAGAGAACGGTGTTAGAGGGGCTGATTACATAACTAACAGGAAAAGTATGTGCATAAAGGCTTCGATCTTGCCCGAGATAAGAGAGTTGGAGAGATTAACTTCTCCGATGATCAATTTCGAAAACGTGGAATGGAGAAAGGCGACAAATCAGGTGGCTGACAAGATAAAGTCAACAATCAGGAAATACGGTAAGAACGCTGTGGGCTTCTATATAGGAGCACAAATCCCTACGGAGGACCAGTACGTAGCCACGAAGTTAGGGAAGGGTATAATAGGAACAGGGGTTTTCGACTCAAACGTTAGGCTTTGTATGTCGAGCGCAGCTTCAGCTCTGAAATTCTCTCTGGGTACCCCATTGCCTACAGCTGATTATGACGATATAGACGAAGCAGAGAACATTCTACTCATAGGGGTGAACCCTGCTTCTAATTTTCCTGTACTATGGAATAGAATCCTAAAGAGAAAAAACAGGGAAAAGGCTAAGGTCGTAGTTGTGGATCCAGTAATTACCGATACTGCAGAAAGCGCCGATATACATGTTCATATAAGACCTGGAACAGATTTAATCTTGATTTCTGGCATAGCCAGTGCTTTGATTGAACATGGAGATGCGGATCTCTCTGAACTGGAAGGAAAGGAAGAATTCGTTAATTTCGCAAAGAGATGGTATCCCTCCAAGGCATCAATGATAACAGGAGTTCCCGAGGAAACCATTAGAGACTTAGCCAATTTGTTAGAAAACAGGACACTCTTCATGTGGGGTATGGGAGTTAACCAAACTATCAATGGAACTGATACGGGGATTGCAATAATCACTCTAGCTAAAATTTCAGGAAATCTCTATGGAAATGGTAGAGGAATTTTACCGTTAACAGGTCAACATAATTCTATGGGAGCACGGGAAGCGGGTGCTCTAGCAGGTATGCTTCCTGGTTTCAGGTATGTAGATAACGAGAGAGACGTCGAGTTCGTAGAGGACTTTTGGGGAGTCCCTCGTTACACAGTATCTAGAAAATATTGGACGATAACGGATTTGCACAAGTTAGTTGAAGATAGAAAAATCAAGTTATTATGGATTATAGGCACGAACCCTGTAGTTTCTGTTCCGGAGTCTAGGCGTTTCAAGGACGCCCTTTCATATATCGACACGGTGATAGTCCAGGATGTGCACATGACCGAGACTGCCGCGGAGGCTGATGTGATATTGCCTGCAGCAGGATGGGGAGAAAGGGACGGCATCTGCACGTCAGGAGACAAAACAGTGTCGTACTTACCTACTATGAACAGTCCTCCAGGAGAGGCGAAGCCGGACTGGTTAATACTGTCCGAAGTAGGCCTTCTACTGGGAGCTGAGAACATGGAGTTTTCGTCTACATCAGATATATTTCAAGAGATGAAAGAAATATTCAGAAACACAATGTTAGATTTAAAGGATCTTAATTACTCATCGCTAGGAGGTGGATACAGACGTGAATTTATACCAGGGAAAGTTAGAACTAAAGGATTCAATGTAGATCTATTAGAATATTTAGATTATAATTCATTCAATTTAATTACAATAAGACTATCAACTCAATGGAACACGACTACGAAAACTGGAAAGAGTTGGAAACTGAACATGTTGACAAATCTTCCTAAAGACGTTGTAATGATATCTCTTGAGGATGCCAAAGAATTCAAGCTTGAGGACGGTGATCTAGTTAAGATAAGAAGTAGAGAGAACTGCCTCTTAGCAAGAGTCAAAGTGTCTAAAGGACTTCAAAGGAGAGTCCTTTACATGCCATTTCACTGGGGTTTAGCCAATGCACTGATGGATTGGAAAGCTGATCCTATAAGCAAGGAACCAGCTTTCAAACAGCTCTATATTACTCTGCATAAAGCAGACGAGAACTGATTCCTTTTAATTT
This genomic interval carries:
- a CDS encoding aromatic-ring-hydroxylating dioxygenase subunit beta produces the protein MICSELDCKLKDSVVNFLVNEMKLLEEGKCEEWLTLLTDDVSYTMETTLNSLHTKVEGKDISIFRDNKMSLSIRCEKSRTAYDWIETPPSKVRYHPSKVIIKGDQREVEVETSLLVYVYRNGKSQVISMLRKDTLSFTDGKLMLRRRKIEFDADIPDVVFSRIL
- a CDS encoding SRPBCC family protein — encoded protein: MEGKFLGAPMQRGIYQGVDTSSFGMFPIRCETYKGLVFCTIDSNATLDEFLGDMKFFIDIVAGRSEGLVFSSPQRWIVRVNWKTIVDNFIGDSWHFLTAHGWLGEVGLGIQDLKLTSITGVIRVKGGHGVLFTGPSADDYPDIPRPLFYPLWWPNLVEKAKVKLTQREFDVWKKYGTYEMLGHVFPNMAFGNVAYTIDSEPPVPILTFRLWRPISTFETEIWTWLAFDKDEPENLKKKAIDTFLRLFGAAGSVEHDDVAMWESMTENSSKLSSLNLKLKYYGGMNQSPTQFEGPGELYYGGNNEGNTISFFKEYLNYLEGEELDDM
- a CDS encoding amidohydrolase family protein — its product is MLITNVKLGGRLSNIYVNSEGIIECINCNRRDGQVINAEGGALTLPFVNSHVHLSQALTLGYNRKNETGKLIDGLALLRDDVLPRVTIDDVKRRLEKIQLIMFMNGTLYVRDHEPILNGNARRLITILHETSLIKVQVVACPSPSLSFSDNENEMERTLEAGADVVGAMPHGEDREGGLKSISKVFDIAQKFNKPVDGHIDEIDDPESDFSFYMVSEAKRRSWGKMTTLSHMVSSQYQGAMFRNLLLRMKETKVSVVINPETNLHLQGRYTEREVPRGLAPLQLLLSQGINVSLGR
- a CDS encoding 5'-methylthioadenosine/S-adenosylhomocysteine nucleosidase family protein — encoded protein: MDKKIVGIIVLVLILISWTIFYLNKININNSSQPNTVNYYAQVSNFLMSKNLVSVYPSNANLTQLLMTPRIGIVTAMAMEQAPLLAQTKVNAVVNISGYTFYLGVMKGHNVVLVRSGEKEYASTMATTLMDTYFNIQAALLSGTAGSRNPNVVVGDVVLGAYAVDKSSIHYHLSHLGNESYSYSETPYTGVEIVNVTAINNSVVGGFGEAQDTPSNASNYGCGFGVDYSYTYVEALPSSLGLLKLAESYPYPMTIPDSQATGMNVTGNIRNEIIAGVIGSANQWTEPLFWMAQQNALYQTDAGENEGMGFAYVNTHFQIPWLIVRGISDSPWYPSVYEGVLAADRAANVTMWVVSHFNSSVKGLHDTASFYSLSPQSNARIHGYIVADKVYYTDFNVTLISYTAPNGTTINDTDPDCIQEYSYPKE
- a CDS encoding MFS transporter, whose protein sequence is MAGLNGKGVLPIFASTLSFFATFMAWTAYGPLGPVFKKDFGLSLILLGIIIGAPKVLALPTRYIAGYMSDRIGARVTMIIFLVLSVVALFATSFSSSFVQFLIAASLLGVAGGIFPIGIAYVDRIYSSNIGSLLGIYGGIGNAGSAFSGILVPILFERFGFSGVFIALSVILVLPLILTILSPSDIKENEIKDRKVSFKDKIGFVGYTAIAISFLISTVIASKSLYIEASLEFGLTSLIILITFLLYGKQTGLLSYVYYLTFGGFLAVGLWIPTVFVSVFKDSLLEGGIVLFFSVISAAIFRPLGGLIGDKLEGKKASVVGVVLVLVSSIMASIGLVEKSLPLSIISFISLGSALSFANGAVFKLVSESYSIKDVGKASGIIGGIGGFGGFSISAGIGITGSIGISLVPLIFVPLSVIAVFALLGSNSVMRLKLPKTQEAEERSNSKKR
- a CDS encoding molybdopterin oxidoreductase family protein, with product MKTICPFCGVGCGIDVSENGVRGADYITNRKSMCIKASILPEIRELERLTSPMINFENVEWRKATNQVADKIKSTIRKYGKNAVGFYIGAQIPTEDQYVATKLGKGIIGTGVFDSNVRLCMSSAASALKFSLGTPLPTADYDDIDEAENILLIGVNPASNFPVLWNRILKRKNREKAKVVVVDPVITDTAESADIHVHIRPGTDLILISGIASALIEHGDADLSELEGKEEFVNFAKRWYPSKASMITGVPEETIRDLANLLENRTLFMWGMGVNQTINGTDTGIAIITLAKISGNLYGNGRGILPLTGQHNSMGAREAGALAGMLPGFRYVDNERDVEFVEDFWGVPRYTVSRKYWTITDLHKLVEDRKIKLLWIIGTNPVVSVPESRRFKDALSYIDTVIVQDVHMTETAAEADVILPAAGWGERDGICTSGDKTVSYLPTMNSPPGEAKPDWLILSEVGLLLGAENMEFSSTSDIFQEMKEIFRNTMLDLKDLNYSSLGGGYRREFIPGKVRTKGFNVDLLEYLDYNSFNLITIRLSTQWNTTTKTGKSWKLNMLTNLPKDVVMISLEDAKEFKLEDGDLVKIRSRENCLLARVKVSKGLQRRVLYMPFHWGLANALMDWKADPISKEPAFKQLYITLHKADEN